The following nucleotide sequence is from Mucilaginibacter sp. cycad4.
AAAAATTATTCCTCCTTGTTCATCCAGCCAATTACCGCTTTGATCTCTCCATAGCTATAATCATCGCCTAAAATCTCTTTTAGGGGCGATAGTCTTTCGGCACCGTAGCTTTCAACTGCATCAGCAATAACAGCAATCTTTTTCTGCGGAACTATTTCGGTTATATCCAGATCCCCATTCTGCACGTAATGGCTTAGGTGTGTTTCTATGGTAGCTGCGGTGAACCCTCGCTCGGCCGCAATTTCAGTTACCGTTTTTCCCGAACGGAATAACGCAAAGGTTTCGGCCTTTGTGTCCCTGCTGCGGGACGACGATGCGGCCTGCCCTGATTTAACCTTACGCTCTCGCTTGGGCGATTTATGTTTTATTTTTGAACCGAGGCCTTTTTCGGCACAATAAGCTTTAACCGGCTGCAGCAGTTCCCGGCCGTAACGTGCCAGTTTAACGTCGCCAAAACCAGAAATCATTCGCAACTCATCCAAACTTTGGGGCAGATAAGTCGCCATTTCCAATAAAGTAGCATCCGATACTATGATATAGGCAGGCACATTTTCGTTTGTGGCAATGCCCCGCCTAACTTCTTTAAGTTGATTAAGCAGCGCTGCTTCATAAGGCAAGCTTTCTTCATGATGAACTTCTTCAACTTTTTCTATTTCAATAAACTCAACTTTTTGGCCACCCTTTAATACAGCTGCACTTTGCGCGGTAAGTTTTAAAACCGGGTATTCGTCGCCTGCGGTTTGCAGATAGCCCATGGTAACCAGCTCGCGGATATGGTGCTGCCAGTCGGCTTTGCTGATATCTGCGCCGATACCGTAGGTTTTTAACTGCTTATGCTCTTCACGGATCTTATCGCTTTTTGATCCCCGTAAAAAATCTATCACGTAATTAGCCCCGAAACGCTCATTTAACCGGGCAACCGCCGAGAGCGCCTTTTGGGCAATGAGCGTACCATCAAAACGTTTGTACTCGGTAAGGCAAACATCACATGATCCGCATTTAGCCGGAAATTCCTCGTCGAAATATTTCATGAGATATTGCCTGCGGCAGGAGAGCAGCTGACAATACTTCACCATGTCATTAAGCTTGTTAAGCATAATGCGGCTTTGCTGCTCATTGCCTTCCACTTTGGCAAAGGCCTGTAGCTTCATGGCATCACCGGGCGAGTAAAGCAGCAATGCTTCGGATGGTAAACCGTCGCGCCCTGCCCTGCCGGTCTCCTGGTAATAACCCTCAATGTTTTTAGGCAGGTCAACATGCACTACATAGCGCACGTTTGATTTATTGATGCCCATGCCAAAGGCGATGGTAGCTACAATGATCTTGATATCATCGCGCAAAAATGCTTCCTGGTTACGGGCTTTTATTTCATTGCTTAATCCGGCATGGTAAGCTTCGGCAGCAAAGCCTTCATCCTTTAAATCCTCGGCCAAAGCCTCGGTAGATTTGCGGGATAGACAATAAATAATCCCCGACTCATCCTTATGCTCATTTAAAAAGGCGATGAGCTGTTTAAAGCTATTCTTTTTGGGAGATACCCGGTAAGTGATATTTGCCCTGTTAAAGGAGGATACAAATATTGCCGGCGATTTCAGATTGAGTTTTTCGAGGATATCTTTTTGCGTAAGCTTATCGGCAGTAGCTGTAAGCGCAATAACCGGAACCGACGGAAATTCTTCCTTAAGGCCTGCAAGCATTAAATATTCGGGCCTAAAGTCATGGCCCCATGACGAGATACAATGCGCCTCGTCAATGGCTATCTGTGCAACTTTCAGAGTTTTTAAAAAGGGGATGAGTTTGTTCTCTTTGTTTTCCCTGCTTTCGGCGCTGAACAAGCGCTCGGGGGCAAGATACAGGAGTTTGATCTCATTATCCCTCAACCTGTTTACCAATACCCGGGTTTCCTCGGGATTTAACGATGAATTGAGGAATGCCGCCGGGATGCCGTTAACGTTGAGGCTATCCACCTGGTCTTTCATCAGCGCAATAAGCGGCGAGATTACAATAGTTAGGCCATCGAGCAGCACAGCAGGCAACTGGTAGCACAATGATTTGCCGCCGCCGGTAGGCATCAGCGCCATTACATCCTGTCCCTTAAGTATATTTTGAATAATAGCCTCCTGCTCATGCCTGAAGGCACTATAACCAAAGTATTTTTGCAGGGCCTGGATAGGTGTCATATTTATTGATATGCTTCAAATGTGCAGATGTGCAAATGTGCAAATTTTAGATTACAGATGTGCAGATTTC
It contains:
- the recQ gene encoding DNA helicase RecQ, translated to MTPIQALQKYFGYSAFRHEQEAIIQNILKGQDVMALMPTGGGKSLCYQLPAVLLDGLTIVISPLIALMKDQVDSLNVNGIPAAFLNSSLNPEETRVLVNRLRDNEIKLLYLAPERLFSAESRENKENKLIPFLKTLKVAQIAIDEAHCISSWGHDFRPEYLMLAGLKEEFPSVPVIALTATADKLTQKDILEKLNLKSPAIFVSSFNRANITYRVSPKKNSFKQLIAFLNEHKDESGIIYCLSRKSTEALAEDLKDEGFAAEAYHAGLSNEIKARNQEAFLRDDIKIIVATIAFGMGINKSNVRYVVHVDLPKNIEGYYQETGRAGRDGLPSEALLLYSPGDAMKLQAFAKVEGNEQQSRIMLNKLNDMVKYCQLLSCRRQYLMKYFDEEFPAKCGSCDVCLTEYKRFDGTLIAQKALSAVARLNERFGANYVIDFLRGSKSDKIREEHKQLKTYGIGADISKADWQHHIRELVTMGYLQTAGDEYPVLKLTAQSAAVLKGGQKVEFIEIEKVEEVHHEESLPYEAALLNQLKEVRRGIATNENVPAYIIVSDATLLEMATYLPQSLDELRMISGFGDVKLARYGRELLQPVKAYCAEKGLGSKIKHKSPKRERKVKSGQAASSSRSRDTKAETFALFRSGKTVTEIAAERGFTAATIETHLSHYVQNGDLDITEIVPQKKIAVIADAVESYGAERLSPLKEILGDDYSYGEIKAVIGWMNKEE